One part of the Arabidopsis thaliana chromosome 4, partial sequence genome encodes these proteins:
- the CYP705A3 gene encoding cytochrome P450, family 705, subfamily A, polypeptide 3 (''cytochrome P450, family 705, subfamily A, polypeptide 3'' (CYP705A3); FUNCTIONS IN: electron carrier activity, monooxygenase activity, iron ion binding, oxygen binding, heme binding; INVOLVED IN: oxidation reduction; LOCATED IN: endomembrane system; EXPRESSED IN: 7 plant structures; EXPRESSED DURING: 4 anthesis, petal differentiation and expansion stage; CONTAINS InterPro DOMAIN/s: Cytochrome P450 (InterPro:IPR001128), Cytochrome P450, E-class, group I (InterPro:IPR002401), Cytochrome P450, conserved site (InterPro:IPR017972); BEST Arabidopsis thaliana protein match is: cytochrome P450, family 705, subfamily A, polypeptide 32 (TAIR:AT3G20950.1); Has 32425 Blast hits to 32215 proteins in 1647 species: Archae - 54; Bacteria - 3233; Metazoa - 11564; Fungi - 7006; Plants - 9384; Viruses - 6; Other Eukaryotes - 1178 (source: NCBI BLink).): protein MIAIIVEFQNFFIFILLCLFSLLCHSLFFKKPKDSRSFVLPSSPPSLPIIGHLHLLLSVLTHKSLQKLSSKYGPLLLIRIFYVPIILVSSSSMAYEIFKAHDVNVSSRGIIALDESLMFGASGILNAPYGDYWKFMKKLMATKLLRPQVLERSRGVRVEELHRFYRSILDKATKNESVEIGKEAMKLMNNTLCKLIMGRSFSEDNGESNRVRGLVDETYALSEKIFLAAILRRPLAKLRISLFKKEIMGVSNKFDELLERILQERKENLEEKNNEGMDMMDVLLEAYGDENAEYKITWKHIKAFFVEFFIGGTDTSVQTTQWAMAEMINNANVLERLREEIVSVVGETRLIQETDLPNLPYLQAVVKEVLRLHPPSPVLIRKFQEKCEVKGFYIPEKTTLIVNVYAIMRDSDSWEDPEKFKPERFLTSSRSGEEDEKELKFLPFGSGRRGCPGANLGSIFVGTAIGVMVQCFDWKIKEDKVNMEETFEGMTLKMVHPLTCTPFFEPNLYLLLLISKFPCLILSFGAC from the exons ATGATAGCAATCATCGTTGAGTTCCAAAACTTCTTTATCTTCATCCTTCTATGCCTCTTCTCACTCCTCTgtcactctctcttcttcaagaaaccaaaagactCACGAAGCTTTGTTCTGCCTTCAAGCCCTCCTTCTCTTCCAATCATCGGCCATCTTCACCTTCTCCTCTCTGTCCTAACTCACAAGTCTCTTCAGAAACTCTCCTCCAAGTACGGACCTCTTCTCCTTATCCGCATCTTCTATGTACCCATCATTCTTGTCTCCTCTTCCTCTATGGCCTACGAGATCTTCAAGGCCCATGACGTGAACGTCTCTTCTCGCGGTATTATTGCTCTTGATGAGTCTCTCATGTTTGGGGCTTCTGGCATCTTGAACGCTCCCTATGGAGATTACTGGAAGTTCATGAAGAAGCTCATGGCCACTAAGCTACTCCGACCGCAAGTGCTGGAGCGGTCACGAGGTGTTCGTGTTGAAGAGCTACATAGATTTTACAGGAGCATTCTTGATAAGGCGACGAAGAATGAGAGCGTTGAGATCGGTAAGGAAGCGATGAAGCTCATGAACAACACCTTGTGTAAACTGATCATGGGAAGGAGTTTTTCAGAGGACAACGGTGAATCAAATAGAGTCAGGGGCTTGGTTGATGAAACCTATGCCTTGTCCGAGAAGATATTCTTGGCAGCTATATTGCGCAGACCTCTTGCAAAACTTCGGATCTCACTATTCAAGAAAGAGATAATGGGTGTCTCCAACAAATTCGATGAGCTACTAGAGAGGATCCTTCAGGAACGCAAAGAGaatttggaagagaagaataaTGAAGGTATGGATATGATGGACGTGTTGTTGGAAGCTTATGGAGATGAAAACGCTGAGTATAAGATCACATGGAAGCATATCAAGGCATTTTTCGTG GAGTTTTTCATTGGAGGGACTGATACCTCAGTGCAAACAACACAATGGGCAATGGCCGAGATGATCAATAACGCTAACGTTCTTGAGAGACTGAGAGAAGAAATCGTCTCCGTTGTAGGGGAAACAAGGTTGATCCAAGAAACAGATTTACCAAACCTACCTTATTTGCAAGCAGTGGTTAAGGAAGTTCTAAGATTGCACCCACCATCACCGGTCTTAATACGGAAGTTCCAAGAAAAATGTGAGGTCAAAGGATTTTACATACCGGAGAAGACAACACTCATTGTTAATGTTTACGCTATAATGAGAGATTCTGATTCTTGGGAAGATCCTGAGAAATTTAAGCCAGAGAGGTTTCTAACTTCTTCAAGATCAGGGGAAGAGGATGAAAAAGAGCttaagtttcttccttttggcAGCGGAAGGAGAGGATGTCCTGGAGCAAACCTTGGTTCTATATTTGTAGGAACCGCAATAGGAGTGATGGTGCAGTGCTTTGACtggaaaatcaaagaagataaGGTCAACATGGAAGAGACTTTTGAAGGAATGACCCTGAAAATGGTTCATCCGCTTACTTGCACTCCGTTCTTCGAACCCAACCTTtatcttttgcttttaatCTCTAAATTTCCGTGTCTGATACTTAGCTTTGGAGCTTGTTAA